One stretch of Prunus persica cultivar Lovell chromosome G1, Prunus_persica_NCBIv2, whole genome shotgun sequence DNA includes these proteins:
- the LOC18792496 gene encoding BTB/POZ domain-containing protein At4g08455 isoform X4: MRSCISCQIKAKVEQCNEDLNAKVEQCNEDLNAKLAFLTMPQPASFSDVVLFADDDDEYPVPVLAHKAVLANRSPVLRAMLDNEMKESLSGTIKIGDVSYNALRAFVNFLYTAEVCLDQQLACELLVMSEKYQVQHLKDFCQKFLVSNLNLDNSLSTYTFAHQHNFKPIIDAALTQITASMDKLASQDEYTELKERDPGLLLEIYEAYFSKQADTTMYI, from the exons ATGAGGAGCTGCATATCTTGCCAGATCAAGGCCAAG GTCGAGCAGTGCAACGAGGACCTCAACGCCAAGGTCGAGCAGTGCAACGAGGACCTCAACGCCAAGCTCGCTTTTCTCACGATGCCCCAGCCGGCTTCCTTTTCCGACGTCGTTCTGTTTgccgacgacgacgacgagtACCCCGTACCCGTTCTGGCCCATAAGGCTGTTTTG GCGAACCGTTCTCCAGTGTTGAGAGCCATGCTTGATAATGAGATGAAAGAAAGCCTGAGTGGCACCATCAAGATTGGCGATGTCTCCTACAACGCCCTTCGCGCCTTCGTCAACTTCCTCTACACAGCTGAGGTATGCCTCGACCAGCAATTGGCCTGTGAGCTCCTTGTAATGTCTGAAAAATACCAGGTGCAGCATCTCAAAGACTTCTGCCAGAAGTTCTTGGTGTCCAACCTCAACTTGGACAATTCACTTTCGACCTACACCTTTGCGCACCAGCATAACTTTAAGCCGATCATCGACGCAGCCTTGACGCAGATCACAGCCAGCATGGACAAGCTTGCTTCCCAGGACGAGTACACGGAGCTGAAGGAGAGAGATCCGGGACTCTTATTAGAAATCTATGAAGCTTATTTTTCCAAACAAGCTGACACTACAATGTATATTTGA
- the LOC18790605 gene encoding BTB/POZ domain-containing protein At4g08455, whose amino-acid sequence MRCKSCESSFQDYYADTCKQCHEHHKAKVAFLGATHPASFSDVVLFASDDEAAGPIPAHKAVLVSRSPVFRAMFENEMEESLSGTIKIGEVSYRTLGAFVNYLYTAEVRLDQQFACDLFVMAEKYQVQHLKDYCQTFLLANLNCDNSLSTYTLAHRHNAKQIIDAALIVITDNMDKLTSRKEYAKLKEKDPQLVIEIYEAFLSRHSSFSCVRTVYSPFTFP is encoded by the exons ATGAGGTGCAAATCTTGCGAGAGCAGCTTCCAAGATTATTACGCCGATACCTGCAAGCAGTGCCACGAGCACCACAAGGCCAAGGTCGCTTTTCTCGGGGCCACCCACCCGGCTTCCTTCTCCGATGTCGTTCTGTTTGCCTCCGACGACGAGGCCGCTGGTCCCATCCCGGCCCATAAAGCCGTTTTG GTGAGCCGTTCTCCGGTGTTTAGAGCCATGTTTGAGAATGAGATGGAAGAAAGCCTGAGCGGCACCATCAAGATTGGCGAAGTGTCCTACCGCACCCTTGGTGCCTTTGTCAACTACCTCTACACTGCTGAGGTACGCCTTGACCAGCAATTCGCCTGTGACCTCTTTGTAATGGCTGAAAAATACCAGGTCCAGCATCTCAAAGACTACTGCCAGACGTTCTTGTTGGCCAACCTCAACTGTGACAATTCACTTTCGACCTACACCTTAGCGCACCGGCATAATGCCAAGCAGATCATCGACGCGGCCTTAATAGTGATCACAGACAACATGGACAAGCTTACTTCCCGGAAAGAGTACGCCAAGCTCAAGGAGAAAGATCCGCAACTCGTGATCGAAATCTATGAAGCTTTTCTCTCCAGACATTCTTCATTTTCCTGTGTGCGCACGGTTTATTCCCCGTTTACGTTTCCTTGA
- the LOC18793530 gene encoding BTB/POZ domain-containing protein At4g08455 gives MNMRRCISCKGGYDAGTCCKQCHEDLKAKVAFLTMSQPAFFSDVLLFASSDENSVPIPAHKGVLMNRSPVLKAMLENEMEESLSSTIKIGDVSYDTLRAFINYLYTAEVCIDQQLACDLLVMAEKYQVQHLKDLCQKFLVANLNWDNAFMIYTFAHHHDAKQIIDAALALITNKMDKLSARKDYEELKEREPRLIFEIYEAYFSKQANTTKNIINSSVPFFGNPQVCQTRGTQCNGENTFCYFRPITQ, from the exons ATGAACATGAGGAGGTGCATATCTTGCAAGGGCGGATATGATGCCGGCACCTGCTGCAAGCAGTGCCACGAGGACCTTAAGGCCAAGGTCGCTTTTCTCACGATGTCCCAGCCGGCTTTCTTTTCCGACGTCCTTCTGTTTGCCTCCTCCGACGAGAACTCTGTACCCATTCCGGCCCATAAGGGCGTTTTG ATGAATCGTTCTCCAGTGTTGAAGGCCATGCTTGAGAATGAGATGGAAGAAAGCCTGAGCAGCACCATCAAGATTGGCGATGTCTCCTACGACACCCTTCGTGCCTTCATCAACTATCTCTATACAGCTGAGGTATGCATTGACCAGCAATTGGCCTGTGATCTCCTAGTAATGGCTGAAAAATACCAGGTGCAGCATCTCAAAGACTTGTGCCAGAAGTTCTTGGTGGCCAACCTCAACTGGGACAATGCATTTATGATCTATACCTTTGCACACCACCATGATGCCAAGCAGATCATCGATGCAGCCTTGGCGTTGATCACAAACAAAATGGACAAGCTTTCTGCCCGGAAGGACTATGAGGAGCTCAAGGAGAGAGAACCACGACTTATATTCGAAATATATGAAGCTTATTTCTCCAAACAAGCTAACACTACAAAAAACATCATCAATAGTAGCGTTCCTTTTTTTGGAAACCCACAGGTTTGTCAGACGAGAGGAACTCAATGTAACGGAGAAAACACTTTTTGCTATTTCCGACCAATAACGCAATGA
- the LOC18792496 gene encoding BTB/POZ domain-containing protein At4g08455 isoform X1, whose amino-acid sequence MRTCISCQLMYSKYQGSACRQCYEDLKAKVEQCNEDLNAKVEQCNEDLNAKLAFLTMPQPASFSDVVLFADDDDEYPVPVLAHKAVLANRSPVLRAMLDNEMKESLSGTIKIGDVSYNALRAFVNFLYTAEVCLDQQLACELLVMSEKYQVQHLKDFCQKFLVSNLNLDNSLSTYTFAHQHNFKPIIDAALTQITASMDKLASQDEYTELKERDPGLLLEIYEAYFSKQADTTMYI is encoded by the exons ATGAGGACCTGCATATCTTGCCAGCTCATGTACTCCAAATATCAGGGCAGCGCGTGCAGGCAGTGCTACGAGGACCTCAAGGCCAAGGTCGAGCAGTGCAACGAGGACCTCAACGCCAAGGTCGAGCAGTGCAACGAGGACCTCAACGCCAAGCTCGCTTTTCTCACGATGCCCCAGCCGGCTTCCTTTTCCGACGTCGTTCTGTTTgccgacgacgacgacgagtACCCCGTACCCGTTCTGGCCCATAAGGCTGTTTTG GCGAACCGTTCTCCAGTGTTGAGAGCCATGCTTGATAATGAGATGAAAGAAAGCCTGAGTGGCACCATCAAGATTGGCGATGTCTCCTACAACGCCCTTCGCGCCTTCGTCAACTTCCTCTACACAGCTGAGGTATGCCTCGACCAGCAATTGGCCTGTGAGCTCCTTGTAATGTCTGAAAAATACCAGGTGCAGCATCTCAAAGACTTCTGCCAGAAGTTCTTGGTGTCCAACCTCAACTTGGACAATTCACTTTCGACCTACACCTTTGCGCACCAGCATAACTTTAAGCCGATCATCGACGCAGCCTTGACGCAGATCACAGCCAGCATGGACAAGCTTGCTTCCCAGGACGAGTACACGGAGCTGAAGGAGAGAGATCCGGGACTCTTATTAGAAATCTATGAAGCTTATTTTTCCAAACAAGCTGACACTACAATGTATATTTGA
- the LOC18792496 gene encoding BTB/POZ domain-containing protein At4g08455 isoform X3, whose translation MRTCISCQLMYSKYQGSACRQCYEDLKAKVEQCNEDLNAKLAFLTMPQPASFSDVVLFADDDDEYPVPVLAHKAVLANRSPVLRAMLDNEMKESLSGTIKIGDVSYNALRAFVNFLYTAEVCLDQQLACELLVMSEKYQVQHLKDFCQKFLVSNLNLDNSLSTYTFAHQHNFKPIIDAALTQITASMDKLASQDEYTELKERDPGLLLEIYEAYFSKQADTTMYI comes from the exons ATGAGGACCTGCATATCTTGCCAGCTCATGTACTCCAAATATCAGGGCAGCGCGTGCAGGCAGTGCTACGAGGACCTCAAGGCCAAGGTCGAGCAGTGCAACGAGGACCTCAACGCCAAG CTCGCTTTTCTCACGATGCCCCAGCCGGCTTCCTTTTCCGACGTCGTTCTGTTTgccgacgacgacgacgagtACCCCGTACCCGTTCTGGCCCATAAGGCTGTTTTG GCGAACCGTTCTCCAGTGTTGAGAGCCATGCTTGATAATGAGATGAAAGAAAGCCTGAGTGGCACCATCAAGATTGGCGATGTCTCCTACAACGCCCTTCGCGCCTTCGTCAACTTCCTCTACACAGCTGAGGTATGCCTCGACCAGCAATTGGCCTGTGAGCTCCTTGTAATGTCTGAAAAATACCAGGTGCAGCATCTCAAAGACTTCTGCCAGAAGTTCTTGGTGTCCAACCTCAACTTGGACAATTCACTTTCGACCTACACCTTTGCGCACCAGCATAACTTTAAGCCGATCATCGACGCAGCCTTGACGCAGATCACAGCCAGCATGGACAAGCTTGCTTCCCAGGACGAGTACACGGAGCTGAAGGAGAGAGATCCGGGACTCTTATTAGAAATCTATGAAGCTTATTTTTCCAAACAAGCTGACACTACAATGTATATTTGA
- the LOC18792496 gene encoding BTB/POZ domain-containing protein At4g08455 isoform X2 has protein sequence MRTCISCQLMYSKYQGSACRQCYEDLKAKVEQCNEDLNAKLAFLTMPQPASFSDVVLFADDDDEYPVPVLAHKAVLANRSPVLRAMLDNEMKESLSGTIKIGDVSYNALRAFVNFLYTAEVCLDQQLACELLVMSEKYQVQHLKDFCQKFLVSNLNLDNSLSTYTFAHQHNFKPIIDAALTQITASMDKLASQDEYTELKERDPGLLLEIYEAYFSKQADTTMYI, from the exons ATGAGGACCTGCATATCTTGCCAGCTCATGTACTCCAAATATCAGGGCAGCGCGTGCAGGCAGTGCTACGAGGACCTCAAGGCCAAG GTCGAGCAGTGCAACGAGGACCTCAACGCCAAGCTCGCTTTTCTCACGATGCCCCAGCCGGCTTCCTTTTCCGACGTCGTTCTGTTTgccgacgacgacgacgagtACCCCGTACCCGTTCTGGCCCATAAGGCTGTTTTG GCGAACCGTTCTCCAGTGTTGAGAGCCATGCTTGATAATGAGATGAAAGAAAGCCTGAGTGGCACCATCAAGATTGGCGATGTCTCCTACAACGCCCTTCGCGCCTTCGTCAACTTCCTCTACACAGCTGAGGTATGCCTCGACCAGCAATTGGCCTGTGAGCTCCTTGTAATGTCTGAAAAATACCAGGTGCAGCATCTCAAAGACTTCTGCCAGAAGTTCTTGGTGTCCAACCTCAACTTGGACAATTCACTTTCGACCTACACCTTTGCGCACCAGCATAACTTTAAGCCGATCATCGACGCAGCCTTGACGCAGATCACAGCCAGCATGGACAAGCTTGCTTCCCAGGACGAGTACACGGAGCTGAAGGAGAGAGATCCGGGACTCTTATTAGAAATCTATGAAGCTTATTTTTCCAAACAAGCTGACACTACAATGTATATTTGA